A single genomic interval of Alistipes sp. ZOR0009 harbors:
- a CDS encoding DUF6261 family protein, protein MNKFQSFLRKCLLNSLVGFNKDLRGILKAANLPELEASNAYKRYLDVSMLLDEGHMQARKNPFTVKLGANVRARSKSYHAINFAIKSNLNSNIDAERNAATLLNMLFLRYSPEFSRTSYSGATGMIASFIQELKQKQNVDAIAVLKLENKVQQLLDDDASCEASYLQCIAKNMEQDEHVSASSIRNNFITAARNVITFIETQASEDKSGKWVELNGKVAIHNAKFERAEAVRQANLKKKREEKKKRSM, encoded by the coding sequence ATGAATAAATTCCAGTCGTTTTTACGTAAATGCTTGCTAAACTCCCTGGTGGGTTTTAATAAGGACCTTAGAGGCATCCTTAAAGCAGCAAATCTTCCCGAGCTGGAAGCATCTAACGCATACAAGAGGTATCTGGATGTTTCCATGTTACTAGACGAAGGGCACATGCAGGCCCGTAAGAATCCGTTTACTGTGAAGTTGGGCGCCAATGTTCGCGCACGCAGTAAATCGTACCATGCTATAAATTTTGCCATTAAAAGCAATCTTAACTCTAATATTGATGCTGAACGAAATGCGGCTACCCTGCTTAATATGCTATTTTTGAGGTATAGCCCCGAGTTCTCCAGAACGTCGTACAGCGGTGCAACAGGTATGATAGCCAGCTTTATTCAGGAGCTAAAGCAGAAGCAGAATGTGGATGCGATAGCTGTTCTGAAGTTGGAAAACAAGGTTCAGCAGCTCCTCGACGACGATGCCAGCTGCGAGGCTAGCTACCTTCAGTGTATTGCTAAGAATATGGAGCAGGACGAGCACGTATCGGCCTCCAGCATTCGTAACAACTTTATTACAGCAGCTCGTAACGTTATCACCTTTATAGAGACGCAGGCTAGCGAGGACAAAAGCGGTAAGTGGGTCGAGCTGAATGGTAAGGTAGCTATTCATAATGCTAAGTTCGAAAGGGCAGAGGCTGTTCGTCAGGCTAACCTTAAGAAAAAACGTGAGGAAAAGAAAAAGCGATCTATGTGA